One Thermococcus kodakarensis KOD1 genomic window carries:
- a CDS encoding ADP-specific glucokinase, which translates to MNWDGLYASAFERIRDNIGKVGNVLLAYNTNIDAIKYLEREDLERRIGAAGREEVLPYSEKLPKRIESVPQLLGSILWSIRRGKAAELFVESCSTRFYMRRWGWDELRMGGQVGIMANLLGGVYGVPVIAHVPQLSRLQAELFKDGPIYVPKVEGGKLKLVHPKEFKADEENCIHYIYEFPRGFRVFDFEAPRENRFIGSADDYNTNVVIRPEFEEHFGEIAEKTELAIISGLQALTEGNYREPFETIKEHLDVLEGKGIPAHLEFAFTPDETVRKEILGVLGKFWSVGLNEVELASIMDVMGEKTLAEKLLAHDPVDPIVVTKAMLKLAEKTGVRRIHFHTYGYYLALTDYRGEFVRDALLFAALAAAAKAKLGDVRNIDDVVKAMDVPVNEKAKGVEEALTKEYGMENGIAEVNGYQLAFIPTKIVAKPKSTVGIGDTISSSAFVGEFALR; encoded by the coding sequence GTGAACTGGGATGGGCTTTACGCTTCTGCATTTGAGAGGATTCGCGACAACATAGGCAAGGTTGGAAACGTACTTCTGGCATACAACACCAACATCGACGCAATAAAGTACCTTGAGAGGGAAGACCTTGAGAGGAGGATCGGAGCAGCTGGCAGAGAAGAAGTCCTTCCTTATTCAGAGAAGCTCCCCAAGAGGATAGAGAGCGTTCCTCAACTTCTAGGCTCAATTCTCTGGAGCATCAGGAGGGGCAAAGCTGCTGAGCTCTTCGTTGAGAGCTGTTCAACGCGCTTTTACATGAGGCGCTGGGGCTGGGACGAGCTGAGGATGGGCGGCCAGGTGGGCATAATGGCGAACCTCCTCGGCGGTGTTTACGGTGTCCCTGTCATAGCCCACGTTCCGCAGCTCTCACGCCTTCAGGCAGAACTCTTCAAGGATGGGCCGATTTACGTGCCGAAGGTTGAGGGTGGGAAGCTTAAACTCGTCCACCCGAAGGAGTTTAAGGCCGACGAAGAGAACTGCATCCACTACATCTACGAGTTCCCGCGCGGGTTCAGAGTTTTTGACTTCGAGGCGCCGAGGGAGAACAGATTCATAGGCTCTGCCGACGACTACAACACCAACGTTGTTATAAGGCCAGAGTTTGAGGAGCATTTTGGGGAGATAGCTGAAAAGACCGAGCTGGCGATAATAAGCGGACTTCAGGCCCTAACTGAAGGGAACTACCGCGAGCCCTTCGAGACGATAAAGGAGCACCTTGACGTCCTCGAGGGGAAGGGCATTCCCGCCCACCTTGAGTTCGCCTTCACTCCCGACGAGACCGTGAGAAAGGAAATCCTTGGAGTTCTCGGCAAGTTCTGGAGCGTTGGCCTGAACGAAGTCGAGCTGGCCTCGATAATGGACGTGATGGGTGAGAAGACCCTCGCTGAAAAGCTCCTTGCCCACGACCCGGTTGACCCAATAGTGGTCACGAAGGCCATGCTTAAGCTCGCCGAGAAGACGGGAGTAAGGAGAATACACTTCCACACCTACGGATACTACCTGGCTTTAACCGACTACCGCGGCGAGTTCGTGAGGGACGCTCTCCTGTTCGCGGCCTTAGCGGCGGCTGCGAAGGCCAAACTGGGCGACGTCAGGAACATAGACGACGTCGTGAAGGCGATGGACGTCCCTGTGAACGAGAAGGCAAAGGGCGTTGAAGAGGCCCTCACTAAAGAGTACGGCATGGAGAACGGTATTGCGGAGGTTAACGGCTACCAGCTTGCATTCATTCCGACGAAGATCGTCGCCAAGCCGAAGAGCACCGTTGGAATTGGGGACACAATATCAAGCTCGGCCTTTGTGGGCGAGTTCGCTCTTCGTTAA
- a CDS encoding ribonuclease Z, with amino-acid sequence MLEVFFLGTGGIMPTRERNVPAIALRYKGEIILFDAGEGTIRQMNTAKLSPMKVDKIFITHFHGDHYLGIPALIQTMNLWDRQKPLHIYGPKYTFQFVQNLLNSGFFRPGFDIHVHELGETRLKFGDYEIWSFKVEHGIPALGYVFKEKDRRGKFLKEKLREYGLEEGPILGKLEREGKIEWNGRIIRLEDVTGPRRKGLKIVYTGDTEPCERVKLFSERADLLIHEATYLNPGDRGDSYHSTVEEACDTARRAKVKLLALFHRAFRYSYEDYVEEALKICESLGVRAVVPRDFDVITFKSGTWELRNLLEERE; translated from the coding sequence ATGCTTGAAGTCTTCTTCCTCGGTACCGGCGGCATAATGCCGACGCGCGAAAGAAACGTCCCAGCCATAGCTCTCCGCTACAAGGGCGAGATAATCCTCTTCGACGCCGGAGAAGGTACGATAAGACAGATGAACACGGCAAAGCTCAGCCCGATGAAGGTGGATAAAATCTTCATAACCCACTTCCACGGCGACCACTACCTAGGAATTCCCGCGTTGATCCAGACTATGAACCTGTGGGACAGGCAGAAGCCCCTCCACATCTACGGGCCGAAGTACACCTTCCAGTTTGTCCAGAACCTTTTGAACAGCGGCTTTTTCAGGCCGGGCTTTGATATCCACGTCCACGAGCTTGGAGAGACGAGGCTGAAGTTTGGAGACTACGAGATATGGAGCTTCAAGGTCGAGCACGGTATTCCTGCCCTCGGCTACGTCTTCAAGGAAAAGGACAGAAGGGGGAAGTTCCTGAAGGAGAAACTGAGGGAGTACGGGCTTGAGGAGGGCCCGATACTTGGAAAGCTTGAGAGGGAGGGCAAAATAGAGTGGAACGGCAGGATAATCCGGCTTGAAGACGTGACAGGGCCAAGAAGGAAAGGTTTAAAGATTGTTTACACCGGCGACACGGAGCCCTGTGAGAGAGTGAAACTCTTTTCCGAGAGAGCAGACCTGCTCATCCATGAGGCGACTTACCTGAACCCTGGAGACAGGGGAGACAGCTACCACTCAACCGTCGAAGAGGCCTGCGACACTGCAAGAAGGGCTAAGGTGAAGCTACTTGCACTGTTCCACAGGGCCTTTCGCTACAGTTATGAAGACTACGTTGAAGAAGCCCTCAAGATATGCGAAAGCCTTGGAGTTAGGGCAGTAGTCCCGAGAGACTTCGATGTCATAACTTTCAAATCGGGCACGTGGGAGCTTAGAAACCTTCTGGAGGAGAGAGAATGA
- the rlmD gene encoding 23S rRNA (uracil(1939)-C(5))-methyltransferase RlmD, whose protein sequence is MKIQGKIWDLSEDGLGILRREEKPLYVPFAYPYDFVKARRVKRRFGRRIVTDFELLDPSPLRQRPRCRHFGFCGGCLWQGLKYKEQLRLKVELFEKITGISADIKGSPKVWGFRNVSNFIVSTTGIGLKKYGNPFDVEDLFECPVFSEKTLDYLRALRSFLAETGLKPWDLKRKTGDVHYLQVREGKFTREIMVNLISHSPPSPNTTEAFLGYFSFADSLYWSVKTDKRDDPRGEPQLIGGSPYIHERIGEVTYLIHPNSFFQTNSYALPLLIKAVENFASGEMILDLYAGVGTFGVWLAKRRFQVEGIELNPFAVEIANKNAEINNVDATFKVGRAEETPIGKYDTVVVDPPRKGLKEVAETLARSEIGKVVYVSCNPKAFKLDYENHLKKAYTIEDAVLIDMFPHTPHVEAVISLKRKH, encoded by the coding sequence ATGAAGATTCAAGGAAAGATTTGGGACTTAAGCGAGGATGGGCTGGGCATACTGAGGCGGGAAGAGAAACCCCTCTACGTTCCATTTGCATATCCTTATGATTTTGTAAAGGCCAGAAGAGTAAAACGCCGCTTTGGAAGGAGAATTGTTACGGATTTTGAACTCCTCGATCCTTCCCCACTCCGCCAGCGCCCGAGGTGCAGACACTTCGGATTCTGCGGGGGATGCCTCTGGCAGGGGTTGAAGTACAAGGAGCAGTTGCGGCTCAAAGTCGAGCTTTTTGAAAAGATCACTGGGATAAGTGCCGATATAAAGGGCTCTCCAAAAGTTTGGGGCTTCAGAAACGTTAGCAACTTCATCGTTTCAACGACAGGCATTGGACTTAAAAAGTATGGAAATCCTTTCGACGTGGAAGATCTCTTTGAGTGTCCCGTTTTCTCAGAAAAAACGCTAGATTATCTACGTGCTCTGAGAAGCTTTCTCGCCGAGACTGGCTTGAAGCCCTGGGATTTGAAGAGAAAAACTGGAGACGTTCACTACCTCCAGGTGAGGGAGGGGAAGTTCACGAGAGAGATAATGGTAAACTTGATATCCCACTCCCCTCCTTCCCCCAACACGACGGAGGCGTTCTTAGGATACTTCTCATTCGCAGATTCTCTATACTGGAGCGTCAAGACCGATAAGAGAGACGACCCAAGGGGTGAGCCCCAACTAATCGGCGGATCGCCTTACATCCACGAGAGAATTGGGGAAGTCACGTACCTTATTCATCCCAACAGCTTCTTCCAGACCAACAGCTATGCCCTTCCGCTTCTCATTAAGGCCGTCGAGAATTTTGCCTCCGGGGAGATGATTTTAGACCTGTACGCTGGAGTTGGGACGTTTGGAGTGTGGCTGGCAAAGAGAAGATTCCAGGTTGAAGGCATTGAACTCAACCCGTTCGCCGTTGAGATAGCCAATAAGAACGCCGAGATTAACAATGTTGATGCAACCTTCAAAGTTGGGAGGGCGGAGGAGACCCCGATAGGGAAGTACGACACGGTGGTCGTTGATCCCCCGAGAAAGGGGCTAAAGGAGGTAGCGGAAACCCTCGCGAGAAGTGAGATAGGAAAAGTCGTCTACGTCTCCTGCAACCCGAAGGCCTTCAAGCTAGACTATGAGAACCACCTGAAGAAGGCATACACCATAGAGGATGCAGTATTAATAGATATGTTTCCCCACACGCCGCACGTTGAAGCCGTGATAAGCTTAAAAAGGAAGCATTAA
- a CDS encoding KH domain-containing protein, with product MKERLEKMLNVEIIRIEEADDKIVVYVPADKVRIAVGSGGAAVKAAELVIGKKIEVRPAE from the coding sequence ATGAAGGAGAGGCTTGAGAAGATGCTCAACGTGGAGATAATCAGGATCGAAGAGGCCGACGACAAGATAGTTGTCTACGTTCCCGCTGATAAAGTCAGGATTGCCGTCGGGAGCGGCGGTGCCGCTGTGAAGGCCGCCGAGCTCGTCATCGGCAAGAAGATCGAGGTCAGGCCTGCAGAGTGA
- a CDS encoding TraB domain-containing protein, translating to MNYLRYVKIIGTMHVSPKSRDEVFRTILKERPHAVAVELDRARFIGMQQKIEMTLSDSLRLGRKGVINYVLAKVEEKLGETFGMAPGEEMKAAIEAARAIGVPLYLIDEDIGLILAKISRAPVREKLLMALESLGVFLPIKAVDIGDPFEEYRWMMLEFRRRYPYLYRVLVEERNEVMARNLMMIVDSLLAGGVQRPKVVAVVGLGHKPGIERILNRGKTEPVTFIF from the coding sequence ATGAACTACCTACGTTACGTCAAAATAATAGGAACGATGCACGTTTCGCCAAAGAGCAGGGACGAGGTCTTCAGGACGATATTAAAGGAGAGACCGCACGCCGTTGCCGTTGAACTTGACAGGGCTCGATTTATCGGAATGCAGCAGAAAATAGAAATGACCCTCTCTGACTCCCTCAGGCTCGGAAGAAAGGGCGTGATAAACTACGTCCTCGCCAAGGTCGAGGAGAAGCTCGGTGAGACGTTCGGAATGGCTCCGGGTGAGGAGATGAAGGCAGCGATAGAGGCCGCCCGCGCCATTGGAGTACCTCTCTACCTCATAGACGAGGACATAGGTCTTATTCTCGCCAAGATATCCCGCGCACCAGTGAGGGAAAAGCTCCTCATGGCGCTGGAATCCCTGGGGGTCTTCCTTCCCATCAAGGCCGTTGACATCGGCGACCCTTTTGAGGAATACCGCTGGATGATGCTGGAGTTCAGGAGGAGGTATCCGTACCTTTACCGCGTCCTGGTGGAGGAGAGGAACGAGGTAATGGCCAGAAACCTTATGATGATAGTCGATTCACTGCTCGCTGGGGGAGTACAACGTCCGAAGGTTGTGGCGGTGGTGGGTCTGGGACACAAGCCCGGGATAGAACGCATTCTGAACAGAGGAAAGACTGAACCCGTTACTTTTATATTCTGA
- the pgiA gene encoding glucose-6-phosphate isomerase translates to MEYKRPIGLDIDLETGVIPGAKKLVRRLSDLKGYFLDEEAYNELLKEDPVVYEVYAIEQEEKEGDLNFATTVLYPGKVGKEFFFTKGHFHAKPDRAEIYYGIKGKGGMLLQTPEGEAEWIPMGPGTVVYVPPYWAHRTVNTGNEPFIFLAIYPADAGHDYGSIKEKGFSKIVIEEDGEVKVVDNPRWKE, encoded by the coding sequence ATGGAGTACAAGCGCCCTATTGGTCTTGATATTGACCTTGAGACCGGAGTGATTCCCGGCGCTAAAAAGCTCGTCAGGAGGCTCAGCGACCTCAAGGGCTATTTCCTTGATGAAGAGGCCTACAACGAGCTCCTCAAGGAAGACCCGGTTGTCTATGAGGTCTACGCAATCGAGCAGGAGGAGAAGGAGGGCGACCTCAACTTCGCCACCACGGTTCTTTATCCAGGCAAGGTCGGTAAAGAGTTCTTCTTCACAAAGGGCCACTTCCACGCCAAGCCCGACAGGGCCGAGATATACTATGGCATCAAAGGGAAGGGGGGAATGCTCCTCCAGACGCCTGAAGGCGAAGCGGAATGGATTCCGATGGGGCCCGGAACCGTGGTCTACGTCCCGCCCTACTGGGCGCACAGGACTGTGAACACCGGAAACGAGCCCTTCATCTTCCTTGCGATATACCCAGCAGACGCCGGCCACGACTACGGCTCGATTAAAGAGAAGGGCTTCTCGAAGATAGTCATTGAGGAAGATGGGGAAGTCAAGGTCGTCGACAACCCGCGCTGGAAGGAGTAG